The following is a genomic window from Dryobates pubescens isolate bDryPub1 chromosome 22, bDryPub1.pri, whole genome shotgun sequence.
GTCCTTGGTCTTGCTTACTTGTGTTTGGACCAAAGCaaagatcacaggatgctaggggttggaagggacctctgaagatcatcaagtccaacctcctgccagagcaggatcatagaatccagcacaggtcacacgggagtgcatccagatggggcttgatagtctccacagaaggagactccacaacctctctgggcagcctgttccagtgctctgtgaccctcacagtgaagaagttcctccccatgttgaggtggaacctcctctgctgcagtttacatccattgctccttgtcctaccccagggtgcaagtgagcagagcctgtcccctgcctcctgacccccagccctcagatatttagaaacatttattaagtcccctcttagtcttctccagactcatcAGCTCCAgggcactcagcctctcctcctaagaTCAGCTGAGGTTCAAACCTGTGCCATCAAAATTAATACaaccttctctctgctgtgccacTATCAGCTAGGCCAAGGCAACGCTGGGAGACCCACAGGAGCAAATATTGGGATGGGAAAAGGCAAGGGAGGGCATGGCAAGGCAGATCTTCAGCACTCAGCGCTGCCTGAGCCCAGCTGATCGTTGGTCCTCTTCTTTCCCACCAGGACTTGATGACGCAGAACGGGATAAGCTACGTCCTCAACGCCAGCAACTCCTGTCCCAAGCCAGACTTCATCTGTGATAGTCACTTCATGCGCATTCCTGTCAATGACAACTACTGTGAGAAGCTGCTCCCCTGGCTGGACAAGTCCATTGAGTTCATTGGTGAGCATGAGTCATTGGTGGTTACAGTGGTTGCAGACTTTCCACTTCTCAGCTTTCAAagctcctcttcttttctcaaTGATCTTGCTTCCAGCAACCCTTGTCCTTTCACACGCAAGGGTTGAGGGCctgggagggaggctggagtcCTTTTGCTTGCCCTCTCTTGACAGCATTGTTGCTTTTCTCCCTGTTTCCTCTGCCGTGCTCCAGACAAGGCCAAGGTGTCCAGCTGCCAGGTGATTGTGCACTGCTTGGCTGGGATCTCCCGCTCGGCCACCATCGCCATCGCCTACATCATGAAGACCATGGGTATGTCGTCAGATGATGCTTACAGGTGAGTTTTCcccacagggcaggcagagctgatgctgggaaggaaagcaggCTGGGCCCAGAAGGAGAGGTTGGGAGCTCCTTACAGCCCTGTCTCCAGTTAACTGTTTCCCAAtgaaaccaaactaaacctgCCTTCATCAAGTGCGTGCAAGGAGGAATAGCTTGGGGCTGTAACATGGAGGGAGGAGACAGTCCCAGCTCTACCCCTGGGGCATCCTGAGGATCCCCAACACCCCTTTCTTCAGAGGGTGTGGTCAGATCATCTtgggtgatgctgcttctgCCCAAAGACGCTGAGAGCAGGGGTGACCCACCGAAGGGCCAAGCACCAACCGGGGCTGTCTGTGTCTCTTCGCAGGTTTGTGAAGGACCGTCGCCCGTCCATCTCGCCCAACTTCAACTTTCTGGGCCAGCTCCTGGAGTACGAGAGGAGCCTGAAGCTCCTCAAGGCCCTGAAGTCAAAGGGTGACCGGGTTGAGGGAGACACCCAGCAGGACCCAGCGgaggcagctgagagcagccggcaccccccccccccacctacCTCAGAGAAGGCCGAGGAGGTGCCGAGAGGCACCGCTGCGGCATCCCCCCACGGTGACTGCGAGCGGCAGGGCGGCGCCCCCAAGGTCCTGTCGCccaccaccctgcagcaggggctcaaCGGCTTGCACCTCTCCTCCGAGCGCATCCAGGACACCAACCGCCTGAAgcgctccttctccttggacaTCAAGTCCGCCTACTCCCCCAGCCTTCGCCAGGACCCACCCGGACCCCCCGGACCCGGGGACGCCCCAAAACTCTGCAAGCTGGACAGCCCCTCGGGCCCCGGCGGCCTCGGCCCCTTCTCCCCGGGGGCGGACAGCCCCGACCGGCCGAACGGGCCggacctgctgctggaggctaaGGTGAGGCAGCGGCGGAAGCACCGGCACGCCGCGGGCTCGCCGGCACACGGGCTCAGCCTCAACGTCGGCGGGGCCAGCGCTGCCCGCAAGAGCCCCGGCGCCGAGGACGGGCTGCCGCCACGGCTCGCCCAACCGAGCGCCGCTCCCGgcgccaccagcaccagcagcacgtGGAGCGGGGTGCACCTGGAGTCCCCCAGCACGCCGTCGGGCGAGGCCGGCTGGTACTTTGGCGTCGACTCCGGCAGCACCGGCGGGAGCGGCGGGAGCCTGTTCGCCGGGGGCAGCCCCTACCCGGCGCCGTTCGGCTGCGGCGGGGTGGCAGGCGGCTGCGAGATCAGACTGAGGGACAAGGCGCGGGCCGAGCCGCGGGACGGGCGGCACAGCTGGCATGAGGAAGCCGGCGCCGAGAAGCAGTTCAAGCGGAGGAGCTGCCAGATGGAGTTCGAGGAGACCATGTCGGAGGGCAGGGCCCGCGAAGAGCTGGGCAAAATCAGCAAACAGTCCAGCTTTTCGGGCAGCATGGAGATCATCGAGGTGTCCTGACACCCACTCGGGGTGCCTGGAgacggggggcggggggtgggtgGCGGAGGGGATGGGGTGGGTATTTAagctggggggagagaggaggggaggggaggggggtggcCGGGGTCCGGGGGTGGGAATATTTATACCTGCGCGTGCATTTTCGGGAGCGCATGCGCGGAGACGGAAGCGGAGGCAGAAGAGGCTTTCCAGAGTCCGGGAAACACGACGGAGGATGTTTAGTGTCCCACCCTGCTCcttgtttccccctccccccctcccatccccagcAGGTCCCAGCCCCTCCATTCGGGCTGTCAAATTCAACCGGGGAAGGGGCGTGGGGcacgcagcacctggggcagggggaaggccaCAAGCcgcccccttcccccacctcccggGGCACTAAGCACGCTCCCCCGTGTTTCTCTGGCTAACTATCCTAAAAATGCTGCACTGGAGCAGCcctatacatatataaatatatattatatataatataaagataaaaacaaaacaaaaaaaaaccaacaacaacaacaacaaaaaagtggggggaaaaaaaaacacagacaaaaaaaaaaaagaggcagaaaacacagacacaaaggagaaaaaaaaattacaaaaaccaaaccaaaacccacaaaggtAAATGGTTTTCCTGCGATTTTTATCGAGAGGTAAATAATATTTGGattgttgtttcttttgtttgtttgtttgtttcgttttgttttgggtttaatTTATTGAAGCTGTTCATTCTGGCAATGATTTGCAGACAATGTGGGGCGGTACTTTCAGCTCTATTTTTACTGTGTATGGTATTTAAAATCTGAAATACGAGTTTCTAAGCAATATCTGAGGCCTGTGGCTCCTTCTCTAGCTCATGTCGACGacaaaaagggtttttttttccactcccccccctcctcccccacccacccacccacccacacaCCTTCTTCCCTCTGGGCACAGTGACAAAGGGGACCGGAGACTCTCCTGGGCACTTTTTCTATGAATGAACAAGCAACTGAGCAAACCATAAACACTTCTTACAACAAACtgagccagaaaaaaaaccacaactctATTCTGGAAGCTGCTGCCGCTTCTTCATCCCTTGGTCTCTGTTTGCTTATCCCCATCCTGGTCATCGTCCCCATCATGGTCatcatccccccctcccccctccatccTGGCTTTCGCCCAGTCCCAGCCATCATCCCTGTCCCCAGTCATTGGCCCCAGCCCAGCGACCAGCCTGttgcagctgtgctccctccccctccctctcctgggCTGCCTATCCTCACttgggagggtgaggagggagtCACCCAACGTGGAGGGAAGGGTGCTGGGTGTCGCCTGCAGCTGCATTGGAAGCTGCCACAgcggaggcagggaggggagtcTGGGGGTAGGTGGGATTTCCGCTCAGAGGATATCTTGCCTGCCTCAGCCACTTCAGCTCCCCCTTGCCTCAGCCAGCTTGCTTGGGGGAGGTATGGGCACTATTTTCCCTTTGGGAGTGGTGTTTTTTCAGGCTTCCTTCATCCTTCTCTTCACACCCAGAAAACTCATGGGGAGTGTGCTTGCAGGTGCCAGGACTCCCCCAGCCCTATTCCATCCAGTGGGTGATAAACCAGCTGgacacacagctctgcaagcaCACAGGGGTGGGGGCACAACCAACCAATTTCAGAGGCAGTTGGCTGCTTCCCCTCATTTTGGTGGGGAGCTGAGCCCTTGCCCCCAAAGCCCAGCATCAGGCTTGCTGAGAAGCTGCTTTCTGGAGCTGTAGGCACTCCTCTGCCTCCGCTGCTAAGCACTCCTCTCCCTGTGGCTGTCGTTGCTTTCCTCCTCGTCCTGCGCTAGTTTGCGAAGCTGATACCTCAGGGGTCTCTGTCCGTGCATGTCTGTGTCCTGTGTCAGCCTTGGAGTGTCAGGGGGTTTGTTTCTGGGTCCCCTTTCCCCTCGTTCCTCCTCTTGTTGTTCGTTTCCCTCTCTAAGTCAAGCTGCACGTGGCAAAACCAAATGAGCTCAGGTTTAAAACTGAAGGCAAAGCAGAGGCGTGAGGAGCTGTGGcggtgtgaggaggggctgctggctTTGGCAGGTTGCTCTCCCAAccacctctgtgcctgcagccgAGCTgaggctccccagcagctcttcactctcctcaggctgcctttagttttttcctggttttccaTGGGGCCATTTGGTGAGGTGCTGGGGATCTCTACATGCTCCTGCTGGTGCCATGAGGTGTggcaaggaggggaaagggtggctggagagccagggactgcctgcttctcttcccACAATGCTTTTGATGAGGGTGAGAGATGTTACAGGCATCCCTAGAGAGCCCACCCCACCCAGTAGTGCCTCCAGCAATCACCTCAAACCAGCTCAGTGTTGCCAGCCTGAACGTTTCTCCCTTCTGGCCATGAATGGATGCTGACACCATCTTCTAGGCTCCCTTTTTAGATTCCAGTAGGCATTTGAGTCTATCCCATGAGCCAGGCAGCTATTCAGCACTCACAGCATTGCCTCCTAAGCAGACATCGATGTCAAGtcaaaggagggaagggaaaaggcttTGTCCTCTGTCCAGTAAGCCTCCTGAGCCCAGGTTGGTGTCATTTGTCTCCTgcccaagcagtgctgctggatcccttcctctcctgctgccctaGCATGGCAGGCATCATCACCTGCTGACCTCTGCTCCATACCACTCAGCTTTTGTGCATCCCATAGTCCTCCAGGGTTGCTGCCAGCATGGGCCAGCTGAGCCCAGGTCAAGCAAGCTGCTATCAGGAGCTGGTTAGGTGTAGCACTACAAAATCAGCCTCTGAAATCGGAGCAAAGGGAAGCAGGTTTTGAGTTGAGTAGAACCACAGCTGCCACCAGACATCCAtggcccacctctgcagcctcattTTGATGCACTTTgcattcctccttcccccttatGTTGGGCACATGCTCTAGCAGCCCTCCTGTGTGCAATATTTTAAGGCTACATCCAGCAAATATGCTTTGATGGAGTAGCCCTCCCCGAGTGTGTCCTGCCAGTGCTGTCCCAGAGGCACCAGGGTCACTGGGTGGCTTGCAATTAGCTGATTTTTGTGAATCAGCCTCTGACAGGCACTTTGTGCATGAATCAGAGTGAGCTGGGAGTGAGCTTGAGGATGGATGTGCTGGCTGGTAGCCCTTCCCATCAtctctcagccaagccttttcaTGGGCTCTCACAGCCAGATGACCCCACCCAAAGGCTCCCTGGAACCAAAAGTCATCTTTCCATGCAGGTCTGCTGAGAGTGTGTGTCTTGGTAGGGACCCATGGTGGCAGAAGtgtgaggagaggtgaggaaaaGCCTGGCCTTTCGAGGAAGGAACCAACAAAGCTGTCAAGAGTGCCCAatgggcacagcagctgctatGGTTGAGCTTTGCAGCACACAAAGGATGGAGCCAACCACAGCTTTCCTTCAGGCTAGAAGGGCCATTAcacccttccctccatcccctgAGTGTCCCTAGGGCCAAGCCCCGTGGCCAtctccttccccaccacccTTTTGGGTGGCTGAGTGAagctggcaggagggcagccatCAGCTTGGCAACACTGAGCCAGAGGCTTGGGTCAGAGCAGGCTcgtccccagcctcagcagcagcatccccagcccctgctgccttcccagcccttctcttTGTCTGCTTGTTTCTTTGGATGTCCATCCCCATTACATCTGCCCCTTAGGAGACAATGtcccccagaccccctccccactcctgctgtccccttccccctctcacCCTTAATACTAATGATAATAAGCTATCAGTGTTGTCATTGCAATCTATGAATGATAGATTTGAGTATTTATGATTATTATTATGATTATTATGATTATTATGGTTATGATTCTGTACTTTTTTGCTTCCTACTCTCTGTACGTTGCTCTTTGTTTCTCTGTTGTGAATAAACGCAAGGCCCCAGCACaccttctctctgctccccgcagcctggcacagctcctggctgtcccaaggccccagggaggcaaaCCCTtgtcagaggagctggagggtgATGCTTCCTAAGGGTACAAAGACACCCAAACCCGGGGCAGATCCATTCCCTGacctcttcccttcctgcagctcctcttccccatGCTCATGTTAGCAAGAGGCAGGATCCTACCGGCACCACGGATGGAGGATTAAATGGCACAGGCTGAAAGCTCTTGTAGCAGCTTTAAGGAGTGTTGGCCAGGCACCCAGCTCATGGAGTCAGCTCCCTTCAGGTTTGGTCCTCTCACCTTCTTCTACTGCTTGCATCTCCAAGGGGCTTcttgctctgctgggggagatgGTTTGCaaagctctccctgcccagccaagGCCTGGCACTGATGCTCCGTAGCAGCCAGGTGCCTTGAGCTTTTGGGGCTTGAGTGTCCTCTTCATGCCAGTGATCTCCCTTTGCTCAGGGACAGCACAGTCTGGGGAGGACACACAGCCagtggcagagcagcaaggagagACGTGAGGGGCTCTGCTACCTGGAGGGATGCAGAAAGGGGCTGGAGATGGCTCCCATCCCGGGACTGGATTTGGCCTTTACCCAGCACTGGTGTGTCATAAGCAGACAGAGTCCGGTGCTGCTTTTTCACACCCATGTCCTGGGCTCCTGGTACAAGCTGGAGGTTGCCAGGTGACTGTAAGGTGTAGGAGGAGACttcagggaagggaagaggaaccCTGTTTGCACCATGGTACAAAACACTCTCCCTGTTGCGCCAGCCTCATGAAGAGTCATTTTAATTTGCAGGGTTTGACATCCCCCTTCTCCAAGTGGCCTGGGCACAGTCTCTTGTCTCTGTCATGGCTTTGCTCCACCGTGGGTTGGGTCCTTCTCATCACGCTGCGCTGAACTCATTCCCGAGGTTGCTCTGAGACCGCAccggagagcagagagctcaggTCTCGCCCCTCTCTCAGGGGACTCTGGCAGACCCCCGCTGGGGTCCCGGTCCGGCGTCACCCTTCCTACCTCACCTGCCTTTGGGGGCAGTCACGGGcggggagggagcaggcaggtccCCGACCACGCCGGGGCTGAGCCTTCTCAGCTCCCATCCTTGTCCCTGCAGGATCAGGCCCTTCCTCAGCAAGCACAacacggggaggggggggctgcTCCCGCCCTGGGGACTCccaagcagggaggagaggctctggccaccagccccaccatgctCCCTTCCTCGCCAGTGCCAACATCAGACGCGGGGAgacaccctgcccctgcctcctcttcctttaTTTATTACCAGAGGCTGTAAACAGCAGTGGCTTTTCTACCCTcgactttcttttcctttcttttgtatTTTGGAACAACGTGTTGTAATAAATACCCAAATAGGTGTTTTAACAGCTGGGTCTCAGTCTTGGTTTTTGAGGGGGCAGACTTTCTcagggtggggctggagggtcatctctgggggggtgtggggggtgtggggagggtgAGGGACCTCTGGCTGCATCTGATTGTGGAGAACTGAACACACCACCAGAGCTGGAAACACAGCCAGACCCAGACACACAACCAGAACCACAGCTATGTATAGGGTCCAGGAgctgaaagctgcagcaggactgaGAGCAGAAGTAAGACtcatggctgagggagctggagggtaACAATTAATCAGGACATTCAAGAGCCCATGGACTATAAAGAGCCACTCACAGGGTTTCTGATGGCCAAGTGTGTGATACACAGCCCTGAAGCTCCAGCCAGgcacctgagcagcctctttctAAGTGGAAAGGACTGGCCAGGTCTTGCTGCAGATAAGTAGATGAACATGTGGGGGGTGGCACAGATTGCCAGGCTAAAGAGCATAAAGGCATGGAGTGTTTGCATTGAAATACATTctgttattaataataataatgatttggggtttattttgctttctcctGCCGTGGTGTAGCCCCACAGACAGGCAGCCAAACCCTACAGACATTCCCCAGGCCTCCCACAGCCAGCTGAGCCtcttccccacagcagcagccccattTCGGCTGGGCTGTGTTGGAGCAGAGGGTGGTGGAAGTgattccctgctcccttccacaGCAGGTTTgcttgggagggaggagaaagtgtgagcaggctccctgctgccctggctccagagcTCTGAAGCACTTATTGACTTAAATGCAGAAGGGACATCATCCCCATGGCTCCTTTCCATGGGCAGGGCTGAATTCCCTGGGCTGGTATAAATCCACTCCCCTCATCCAGCTGCTATTGCACTTtgatggtgaggccacaccttgagcactgggttcagttttgggctcctcactacaaggaggacAATGAGGTGCTGGGACACATCCAGAGAttggaaacaaagctggggaagggtctggagagcagggctagtgaggagcagctgaaggaactgggggtgttcagcctggaggtgttcaggctgaggaggggagaccttcttgcaccttcacagcaaagttGATTTtccctcatagaatcacagaactcttgaggttggaagaaacctttgggatcatcaagtccaaccactcatcGAGAGCTCACTGTCCCACCACTACTGCGGAGCTACCACTAACCCATGCCCCCATCCACATGTCTTttaagtacctccagggatggtgactccaccagctccctgggcagcctgttccagagcctggtaaccctttctgtgaagaaattttccccaatatccaacctgaacctccattggcacagcttgaggtcttctcctcttgtcctttcacttgttgcatgtgagaagagactgacctcctcctccctctaaCCTCCTTCACCCttggttccactttgtgccttgTCCTTATCCCTTGTCCCACCACTGGAGAGAGCCTGGTCCCTATAGCTATTGATGAGCAGCGAGAAGATCTTCTCTCAGTCCACTCTTCTTCAGGATAGCCAAACCTaaaccccacccaaccaaaCCTGAAGCCcaccctgcagagcttcctccccctgcccaggctctgcctctcctctggctCCTCGAGGTTTGCAGAGCAGAAACCATTACTGCAACGAGAAACCCAGGAACGTCCTTTTTCCAGCTCTCGGGCTTTTATTGACTGCCAGTGGCTGCCAAGCCTATAAATAAATGTTCCTGGAGCTAAATATAGCAGCCCTGCAATAGGCCCTGGCTATTTATTTAGCTTGTGGCCTCTTTGAAAGCTTGCCAGTCCAGGCTGCCTTTACCTTCACACCGCCCCACCCCAGGCTGCGGCCACCCACCGCGGGGGCACGGCTGAGTCAGCGCGGGGAGAAGGGGTCACGAAAGCCAGTCCTGTCTCCTCGGCAGGGCTTGGAGAAGCaaggtggcaggggctggcagatgAAGCACTTTCAGCTCCCTATAcccctgcccagagagctgggggggcGGTCCTCAGGAGGGGCATTTGCTGGAGTCgttgggcaggggctgagccggCCGCGAGCCAGTTTCCTCTCCTGGGAGGACTTGGGACCTTTTTCCAGAAGTGGAGCCTGGAAAATAGAATTTATCATCTCTGCAGGGCTTGCCAGCACTGGGTAATGTGCATTGCTTTTCCACACTTTGCAGGAGTGCTCCTGGTGCGTGGAGATGCTGCGGTTCAGGCTTGAAGGCGCATGGAGCGACCCCCACGCCTGCACCCTGCTCAAGCCAGGACGCTCAAGCCTGTACCCCAAGCCATGTCATGCCTGGGACCTGGtctctggctccagctgcagacaggATCTCGGGCAATGCTGCAGCTATGTCATTCAGTGCTCCTAGTGGGACTTCCTGGCTTAAGGAGTGTGTCTAGGAGATGCCATTGCCACGCCAGTGAGACCTTAGGCGGGCTctgagcccctccagagccctgttggTTTGCTCCAAACGTGATGGAAAGCAAGGTGAGGACTGCTCTTGTGCTGCAGACACTGCCCTACACTCTGAGCCTGACAGAAATACGATGCTGCTCACCTTGAGCTGTGACAACTTCCCTGCAGCTCCATGCCAGCAAGGGGAAAAACTCCCTCACTCCCTGGAAAGCCACCGGAGCTCCTGGAACGATCCAAGGCATGCACAATGCTCAGCACTCACAGGGAGTTCTGCTAAACATGAGCTAATCCTTACAACACCCatgggaaggagaaaagcaatTATTGTTATTGGGCTTGATTCTTCCTTCCCTGCGTACCCCTGCAGGTGGGGATCAGCCCTACCAAATCCAGAGAGCTCTGGAACTCAGAGGAGGATCCCACTCGCTCCAGCTTGTGCAAATAGGAAACCTGGAGCAAAGACAGCAGGGTTTTTGCCAAAGGCCACCCAGGAAGGCAGAGTTGCAGCCAAACTCCAAGTGCAAGGGGGAaatcctgccccccacccccaaagtcCTACTGCAGTGCCACCAGGCTACCGTTCCCTGGCTGAGTAATTCTGGGCTCCTGGTGGGTCTGCACCTGTGGGGTGCCAGAGGGACACAAAGGCTTTTTGTCACTGCTTACCTTCCTTTCCACAAAGCCTGGAGCACACATCAtatgagcagcagctgggggaactggagttgtttaatctggagaagatgaggctgaggagagaccttctgtctctctacaactccctgagaggaggctgcagccaggtgggggggtgggcagtGTTTTCTCCatggtaacaagtgacaggacaagaggagattgtctcaagttgcaccagggaagaggttggatgttagaagaaacttcttcactgaaaggcttctcaagccctggaacaggctcccccaggggggtggttgaatcTCCCTTGCTGGCCATGTTTGAACACCactgagatgtggtgctgagggtcatggctTAGCAgtgacttggtagagttagacaccagttggacttgatgagcttcaaggtcttttccaaccaaaatggtccTGTGATTGTAAAGTCACCTCACAAAATGCTGAGATACCTGGAAGCAGATGCAGACATGGCTTGATTTGGAGTCCCAAAACTCCCACCTGTGACCTCTCTTCTGGAATCACAGCCCTGGACCTGCTTTGTCATGTGGTTGGCCACATCAGCCCCCAGCCACCATGTGAGCTGTGGGCAGTGAAGTGCTGATGGAGCTGATGGGCCAGTCCCTGGGCTTGTCCCAGCCATGCAGCTTTGGAGTAAAGCTGGCTTGGAGaggcaaggtgctgctggggtcccTCCTGGGGTGCAAGGTTCCTCTTAGGGCACAGAGGTAGCTGGTTGGGATTCCCTGGGTGAGAATGGAGACCACAATGAGGGTCAGCTGCCTGGCCAGGCCCTTTGCAGGGAGAAAGGGCAGTTTTGAGGGGGTTGGCTAAAACCAGCAAcgctgcctggccactcttcccTTCAGCTGAAACCTGTGCACTCAGTGTCTGAGTGGAAACACCATCTGCTGGCGGTACCCAGATGATGTCATTCAGTTTTCCAGGCttctgggctgagctggagatGACTGGAGATGCTTTATTTAGAAGGAGGCCAAGCCCAGGAAAGCCCAGGCCTTGCAGCACCTCTTGGccatctcccctccctgctgatgcaaccctggctgcagcagggacattAGGCAGCCTTGGAGGAGGTGGCTCTCAAGAAGCTCAGAGTGGGACCTGCTGGGTTGTGGGAAGGGAGGATGCTTCAGGGGGTGAGTCAGGAAGAGTCTCAGTCTCTGCTGCCTGTTGTTCAGGGGAATGGAGATCCTCCAGGCCCAATGCACATAGCCAAGGAGCACCCCCATCTCCCCAGgtgtcttttctcttcctccagctccctgagaaaCTCAATCTGCTCTCCCaaccctcctcatcctcacacTTGTCATCTCCAGTCTGGGTTACTGCAACCAAGCCTCAGGctggctccagggaggggagggttaGTTGGAAAGCAAACATTTCCCCCTGCTGACACCCCTTAacctgcctcctcttcctcagcagcatctcctgATGGCTGGGGAGCTAAGAATAGCCCAGGCCggctccaggctggtgctgtTTGCTCAGTGACTCAGAGCTGGCCGGGCAGGCACTTACTCAAAGGGCTCCATTACTCATCTGTCTGCCTTGCCCCAAGGATGGGGTTTGTGTCTCTCTCCCTTGCCTCTCCTTTAAGGATCCTTCATTGCTTTCTTTTTAACGAAGCCACCATCCACAAAGAGAGGTAATTATCCTGCTGTGGCTTTACCCCCACCCAAACTGCTGCAACCCTCAGCCATCACGCTGGGAGCCCCTTGGTATTGCTCCTGCCAGGA
Proteins encoded in this region:
- the DUSP8 gene encoding dual specificity protein phosphatase 8 isoform X1; the protein is MAGDRLPRKVMDPKKLASLLRNGAEGTLVIDSRSFVEYNSWHVLSSVNICCSKLVKRRLQQDKVSITELIQPASKMKVEAEEHQDVVVYDQSTRDVAGLAADSFLSILLGKLDSCFHSVSILTGGFATFSSCFPGLCEGKPAAILPMSISQPCLPVANVGPTRILPHLYLGSQKDVLNKDLMTQNGISYVLNASNSCPKPDFICDSHFMRIPVNDNYCEKLLPWLDKSIEFIDKAKVSSCQVIVHCLAGISRSATIAIAYIMKTMGMSSDDAYRFVKDRRPSISPNFNFLGQLLEYERSLKLLKALKSKGDRVEGDTQQDPAEAAESSRHPPPPPTSEKAEEVPRGTAAASPHGDCERQGGAPKVLSPTTLQQGLNGLHLSSERIQDTNRLKRSFSLDIKSAYSPSLRQDPPGPPGPGDAPKLCKLDSPSGPGGLGPFSPGADSPDRPNGPDLLLEAKVRQRRKHRHAAGSPAHGLSLNVGGASAARKSPGAEDGLPPRLAQPSAAPGATSTSSTWSGVHLESPSTPSGEAGWYFGVDSGSTGGSGGSLFAGGSPYPAPFGCGGVAGGCEIRLRDKARAEPRDGRHSWHEEAGAEKQFKRRSCQMEFEETMSEGRAREELGKISKQSSFSGSMEIIEVS
- the DUSP8 gene encoding dual specificity protein phosphatase 8 isoform X2 codes for the protein MPVDVMIAPSEDQFWPDMREGQMKLKIRVRRMKESREMRGGFATFSSCFPGLCEGKPAAILPMSISQPCLPVANVGPTRILPHLYLGSQKDVLNKDLMTQNGISYVLNASNSCPKPDFICDSHFMRIPVNDNYCEKLLPWLDKSIEFIDKAKVSSCQVIVHCLAGISRSATIAIAYIMKTMGMSSDDAYRFVKDRRPSISPNFNFLGQLLEYERSLKLLKALKSKGDRVEGDTQQDPAEAAESSRHPPPPPTSEKAEEVPRGTAAASPHGDCERQGGAPKVLSPTTLQQGLNGLHLSSERIQDTNRLKRSFSLDIKSAYSPSLRQDPPGPPGPGDAPKLCKLDSPSGPGGLGPFSPGADSPDRPNGPDLLLEAKVRQRRKHRHAAGSPAHGLSLNVGGASAARKSPGAEDGLPPRLAQPSAAPGATSTSSTWSGVHLESPSTPSGEAGWYFGVDSGSTGGSGGSLFAGGSPYPAPFGCGGVAGGCEIRLRDKARAEPRDGRHSWHEEAGAEKQFKRRSCQMEFEETMSEGRAREELGKISKQSSFSGSMEIIEVS